CTGGCCGAGCCCGCGGCGGACACGCTCAACGTCGAGCTGCCCTTCCCGTGTGTGTGGGTGGCACCGTGGTCGCCCGGAGCCGGCCTGGAACCGTTGCGGCACTCGCTGGTCGTCACCGCGATCACCGGTGACGAAAAGCTGATCGACGAACTGCTCGCCGAACCGACGATCGGCAACGTCTACGTCGGACAGCGCCCGACCTGGTACTCGGCCCCGGACATCCCGCACGACGGGTTTCTGGCGGACGCCCTGATGCGCACGAAGGGGTTCATTGCGGGCTAGCCCCCCGCGGCGAACTCAGCTTCCGAAGCCACCCCCACCGCTGGCGACCGTCGTGGTTCCACCGCTACCCCCGTCGAGGTGGCTGGAGGCGAACGCCACGCCCTTGTCGATCATGGCGCCGTCGTCGGCGTAGGTGTTGTGCGCGGCGAAGTTCATCCCGTCGGAGCAGACCGGGTCCTCGGTGGCGCACACCTTGATGGTCTTGCTTTGATACGCCGGCCCGATGACCACCGGGGGTTCACCGAGGAAGTTCATGGCGCGCACGTTGGGCGTGCCGAACAGCACGACCGAGGAGACGTGGTCGGCCACCGAGGGGTCCAGGGGCTTGGGCACGGTGTTGGGGTCGACGCCGTCGGGCACGGCGGGCGAGGTGACGAAGCCCATCACGGCCGCGCCCTGGGAGTAGCCGCCGAGCACCATTCTGGTGTTGGGGCACTCGCGGGCCATCGAATTGACGTGGGCGCCCGCATCTCTGATGCCGTCGATGCCGGTGTCCCACTGGTCGCTCGCGGGATAGTTGACGGGATAGACGTCGAATGACCGTGAGCCCACGCGGGAGTGCAGGGAGTCGACGAAGGCCTGTCCGGTGGGGCCGACACCGGGCGGCTCACCGGTGCCACGGGCGAACACCACTTGGACGTCCGGACACTGGGCGGAGGCGGAGGGGATGACAGAACCAGCAAGGACCGACGCGCTGAGGCCGGACGCTGCAACTACCGCGGGACCGAGGATACGGACTATTTGACGTGCGATCATGCCGCAATTGTGCCCAGTCGACCCCGCGGCTAAACAGGGGAAAGCAGGGAAATTACTGCGAATTCACACAACCCCGTTCACCCCGCGGTGCGTGGGCCGAGACCGGTTGCGCGCGCGGATCATCCGGCGCTGCGGCGGTCGCCCGCCTCGGCGCGAAGCGGCCAACGCCGGGGCGGGGCGCGGGTCGTGACCGCGATGTGGTCTGCTAGCTCGTGACGAGTCGAGTGCACGGTGAAGCAACCGCCGATCCTCGACATGCGGCTCGAGTGAATGCAGCGGCAAAGTTGAACGTGATAGTGCAGGCCCTCAACAAGGTCACGGACCTCGTGGCCAATCCGGCGCAGGTTTCGGATCCCGACAGGTTGCGCGCCGCCGTCGCCGGTAAGACCGTGCTAGTCACCGGTGCCTCGTACGGCATCGGCGAGGCGACCGCACGCAGGCTGGCCGCCGCGGGGGCCACCGTGCTTGCGGTCGCCCGCTCCGAGGAACGGCTCGGCGACCTGGCGGCGTCGATCAACGCCGCAGGCGGCCACGCGATCGCCTACCCGACCGACCTCACCGACGAACCCGCCGTCAGCGCGCTGACCAAGGAGATCACCGAGCAGCACGGCGCGCTGGACATCGTGGTCAGCAACGCCGGCAAGTCGTTGCGCCGCTCGCTGCATGACCAGTACGACCGCCCCCACGACTTCCAGCGCACCATCGACATCAACTATCTCGGGCCCATCTGGCTGCTGCTGGGGCTGCTGCCGGCCATGCGGGAACGCCGCCGCGGGCACATCGTGAACGTTTCGAGTGTCGGCGTGCGCGTCGTGCCGGGGCCGCAGTGGGGCGCGTACCAGGCGTCGAAGGGCGCGTTCGACCGGTGGCTGCGCAGCGTGGCCCCGGAACTGCACGCCGACGGTGTGGACGTCACCTCCGTCTACTTCGCGCTGGTCCGCACCCGGATGATCGAACCCACGCCCATCCTGGGCCGGCTCCCCGGCTTGTCGGCCGACCAAGCCGCCGATGCGATCGCCAAAGCGGTCATCGAGCGGCCCCGCAGCAACGAGCCGCCATGGTTGTCGCCGGCCGAGTTGGCCTCGGTGCTGCTGGCCGGGCCGGCCGAACGCGCGGCCCGGCTGTGGTACCGGCGGTTCTTCTCGGATTCCGGCGACCGCAAGGCGCGGCGATGACCACCGAGGGCGTGATCGGCACCGCGGCCCGGGCGCTGCTGCGGTCGCGACTGCTCACTCCGCCGTCGCCGCTCGCAACCCTGCGCCTGATGCGCGAGGCGCGCCGGGGTGGCACCAACCCCTATACCCTGTTGGCGGTCACCGCGACTCGATGGCCCGGGCGGGCCGCGATCGTCGACGATGACGGCGTCTGGGACTATCGCCAGCTGCGGTCGGCGACCGATTCGCTGGCGCGGCGGTTGTCCCGCGACGGTGTCGCGCCCGGTGATGCGGTGGGCGTCATGTGCCGCAACGGAAGAAACTTCATCGCCGGGGTCTTCGCCGCCGCCCTGGTGGGCGCCGACGTGGTCCTGGTCAATACGGACTTCCGCAGCGACGCCCTGGCCTCGGCCATGAGCACCCACCGGATCACCACGATGATCGCCGACGACGAATTCGGCGAGCGCACCCGGGCCGCGGACGAATCGATCATCCTGATCGACCCGGCGACGATCACCGTCGAGGAGGGTGAGCCCCGGCCCGACGTGGCCGCACCGG
This genomic interval from Mycobacterium sp. SMC-2 contains the following:
- a CDS encoding cutinase family protein yields the protein MIARQIVRILGPAVVAASGLSASVLAGSVIPSASAQCPDVQVVFARGTGEPPGVGPTGQAFVDSLHSRVGSRSFDVYPVNYPASDQWDTGIDGIRDAGAHVNSMARECPNTRMVLGGYSQGAAVMGFVTSPAVPDGVDPNTVPKPLDPSVADHVSSVVLFGTPNVRAMNFLGEPPVVIGPAYQSKTIKVCATEDPVCSDGMNFAAHNTYADDGAMIDKGVAFASSHLDGGSGGTTTVASGGGGFGS
- a CDS encoding SDR family NAD(P)-dependent oxidoreductase; the encoded protein is MNVIVQALNKVTDLVANPAQVSDPDRLRAAVAGKTVLVTGASYGIGEATARRLAAAGATVLAVARSEERLGDLAASINAAGGHAIAYPTDLTDEPAVSALTKEITEQHGALDIVVSNAGKSLRRSLHDQYDRPHDFQRTIDINYLGPIWLLLGLLPAMRERRRGHIVNVSSVGVRVVPGPQWGAYQASKGAFDRWLRSVAPELHADGVDVTSVYFALVRTRMIEPTPILGRLPGLSADQAADAIAKAVIERPRSNEPPWLSPAELASVLLAGPAERAARLWYRRFFSDSGDRKARR